One region of Microbacterium rhizosphaerae genomic DNA includes:
- a CDS encoding helix-turn-helix transcriptional regulator, with translation MDNSIRAERVERGWTQAGLAEHLDVSRQTVVAIETGRYDPSLPLAFRIASLFGKSVEELFFPTPAIRDTGHLQKRP, from the coding sequence ATGGACAACAGCATCCGCGCGGAACGCGTGGAACGCGGCTGGACCCAGGCGGGACTTGCCGAACACCTCGACGTTTCGCGCCAGACGGTCGTCGCTATCGAAACAGGCAGATACGATCCCTCCCTGCCTTTGGCCTTCCGCATCGCCAGCCTCTTCGGTAAGTCCGTTGAAGAACTCTTCTTTCCAACACCTGCCATCCGAGACACCGGGCATCTCCAGAAGCGCCCGTAG
- a CDS encoding DUF2510 domain-containing protein, with protein MVAAAEPGWYDDGTGAMRWWDGSRWTEHFADFGFGVELHTGAAPAASPTAAGWYDDGRGRMRWWDGRRWTAQSRFSGGEESYAGVVVDGRWIHLGERSQPVAGVVAVVDSLERIGKRSGFARAAHAKALFDPRGRVTWHQFGRLDRRVLGLAIESADQAWITFPRPGDEARARQFAGWITASAEHYRYR; from the coding sequence ATGGTCGCGGCGGCGGAGCCCGGGTGGTACGACGACGGCACCGGCGCGATGCGCTGGTGGGACGGTTCGCGGTGGACCGAGCACTTCGCGGACTTCGGGTTCGGGGTCGAGCTGCACACGGGCGCCGCCCCGGCAGCGTCCCCGACCGCTGCGGGCTGGTACGACGACGGTCGCGGTCGGATGCGCTGGTGGGACGGACGCCGCTGGACGGCGCAGTCGCGATTCAGCGGCGGCGAGGAATCCTACGCCGGGGTCGTGGTCGACGGCCGGTGGATCCACCTCGGCGAGCGGAGTCAGCCGGTCGCCGGTGTCGTCGCGGTCGTGGACAGCCTCGAGCGCATCGGCAAGCGGTCCGGCTTCGCCCGGGCGGCTCACGCGAAGGCCTTGTTCGATCCGCGCGGCCGGGTCACCTGGCACCAGTTCGGCCGCTTGGACCGTCGCGTTCTCGGGCTCGCGATCGAGAGCGCGGACCAGGCGTGGATCACCTTCCCCCGGCCCGGCGACGAGGCGCGAGCACGCCAGTTCGCCGGCTGGATCACGGCGAGCGCCGAGCACTACCGCTACAGGTGA
- a CDS encoding tryptophan-rich sensory protein, whose protein sequence is MRSSGPAPRAARRSRTPQEGRSLPTPRCSLLLCPFSIWSAIYLGLIAYAVYQALPRQAGRAVHRCVRWWALASVLLNAAWILVVQAGLVALSLVVIAVLLADLVVILMRLRVIRASGWADAIVVHGTMGLYLGWVLIATVANVAVVLVRVGFTSAGIGPEAWGVIVLIAAGAIATALAVWDRGRIAPAFATAWGVFWIGVARASGTPHSWIVAVTAFAVAGVILVVTAVTRLAQRTT, encoded by the coding sequence GTGCGTTCATCGGGTCCGGCGCCGCGGGCGGCACGCCGATCCAGGACGCCGCAGGAGGGGCGTTCGCTGCCGACGCCACGATGCTCGCTCCTGCTGTGCCCGTTCTCGATCTGGTCGGCGATCTACCTCGGTCTCATCGCCTACGCCGTCTATCAAGCGCTCCCTCGGCAGGCGGGCCGCGCCGTCCACCGCTGCGTGCGATGGTGGGCGCTGGCCTCGGTTCTGCTGAACGCCGCGTGGATCCTCGTCGTGCAGGCCGGGCTCGTCGCCCTCTCGCTTGTCGTGATCGCGGTGCTCCTGGCTGACCTCGTCGTGATCCTGATGCGGCTGCGAGTGATTCGCGCGAGCGGCTGGGCGGATGCGATCGTCGTGCACGGCACGATGGGCCTCTACCTCGGGTGGGTCCTCATCGCGACGGTGGCGAACGTCGCGGTCGTCCTTGTTCGCGTCGGCTTCACAAGCGCAGGGATCGGACCCGAGGCGTGGGGCGTGATCGTCCTCATCGCGGCAGGAGCGATCGCCACCGCTCTGGCAGTCTGGGATCGCGGACGCATCGCGCCCGCCTTCGCTACGGCATGGGGCGTCTTCTGGATCGGAGTCGCCCGCGCGAGCGGGACGCCTCACTCGTGGATCGTCGCCGTGACGGCCTTCGCGGTGGCGGGCGTGATTCTCGTCGTCACAGCCGTGACACGCCTTGCACAGCGCACGACGTGA